A region from the Paraburkholderia youngii genome encodes:
- the pcaF gene encoding 3-oxoadipyl-CoA thiolase gives MTEAFLCDAIRTPIGRYAGSLSSVRADDLGAVPLKALMERNKNVDWTAIDDVIYGCANQAGDDNRNVARMSLLLAGLPKDVPGSTVNRLCGSGMDAIGIAARAIKSGEAALMIAGGVESMSRAPFVMPKATSAFSRQNEVYDTTIGWRFVNPLMKKLYGVDSMPETGENVATDYNISRADQDAFALRSQQKAARAQRDGTLAQEIVGVTIAQKKGDPITVTQDEHPRETSLETLAKLKGVVRPDGTVTAGNASGVNDGAAALLLANEETSKRFGLTPRARVLGVATAGVEPRVMGIGPAPATQKLLARLGMKIDQFDVIELNEAFASQGIAVLRALGVADDDPRVNPNGGAIALGHPLGMSGARLVTTATYQLQRTQGRFALCTMCIGVGQGIAIAIERV, from the coding sequence ATGACCGAAGCATTCCTGTGCGACGCGATTCGCACCCCCATTGGCCGCTATGCGGGTTCGCTGTCATCGGTGCGCGCCGACGACCTGGGCGCGGTGCCGCTCAAGGCGCTGATGGAGCGCAACAAGAACGTCGACTGGACCGCGATCGACGACGTGATCTACGGCTGCGCGAACCAGGCCGGTGACGACAACCGCAACGTCGCGCGCATGTCGCTGCTGCTCGCGGGTCTGCCGAAGGACGTGCCGGGCTCGACGGTCAACCGTCTGTGCGGCTCGGGCATGGATGCGATCGGCATCGCCGCGCGCGCGATCAAGTCGGGCGAAGCCGCGCTGATGATCGCCGGCGGCGTCGAAAGCATGAGCCGCGCGCCGTTCGTGATGCCCAAGGCAACTAGCGCGTTCTCGCGTCAGAACGAGGTCTACGACACGACGATCGGCTGGCGTTTCGTGAACCCGCTGATGAAGAAGCTGTACGGCGTCGACTCGATGCCGGAAACCGGCGAAAACGTCGCGACCGACTACAACATCAGCCGCGCCGACCAGGACGCATTCGCGCTGCGCAGCCAGCAGAAGGCCGCGCGCGCGCAACGCGATGGCACGCTCGCGCAGGAAATCGTCGGCGTGACGATCGCGCAGAAGAAGGGCGATCCGATCACGGTCACGCAGGACGAGCATCCGCGCGAAACGAGCCTCGAAACGCTCGCGAAGCTGAAGGGCGTCGTGCGTCCTGATGGCACGGTCACGGCCGGTAACGCATCGGGCGTGAACGACGGCGCGGCCGCGTTGCTGCTCGCCAACGAAGAAACCTCGAAGCGCTTCGGCCTGACGCCGCGCGCCCGCGTGCTCGGCGTGGCGACGGCGGGCGTGGAGCCGCGCGTAATGGGCATCGGCCCTGCGCCGGCCACGCAGAAGCTGCTCGCGCGTCTGGGCATGAAGATCGACCAGTTCGACGTGATCGAACTGAACGAAGCGTTCGCCTCGCAAGGCATCGCCGTGCTGCGCGCGCTGGGCGTCGCCGACGACGATCCCCGCGTGAACCCGAACGGCGGCGCGATCGCGCTCGGCCACCCGCTCGGCATGAGCGGCGCGCGTCTGGTCACGACCGCGACGTATCAGCTGCAACGCACGCAGGGCCGCTTCGCGCTGTGCACGATGTGTATCGGCGTCGGCCAGGGTATTGCAATCGCGATCGAGCGCGTGTGA
- the denD gene encoding D-erythronate dehydrogenase, with the protein MKVLITGGAGFLGQRLARELLARGELKDAHGTPRAITGLVLLDIVRAHDFGDARVRADVGDIAERSVLERVIDDQTSAIFHLAAIVSGQAEADFDLGMRINLDASRLLLEVCRQRRHQPRVVFTSSVAVYGGDLPTVVQDDTALNPQSSYGAQKAIAELLLNDYSRRGFVDGRVLRLPTISVRPGRPNAAASSFASGIIREPLNGEEAVCPVAGSTRLWLLSPRKAIDSLIAGLELDGAALGKQRVLNLPGLSVSVDEMIAALREVAGEAVASRIVRQPDERIEKIVGSWPGAWDTSRAERLGLVAEHNFADVIRGYIADEGIEVR; encoded by the coding sequence ATGAAAGTACTGATCACCGGCGGCGCCGGTTTTCTCGGCCAGCGTCTCGCGCGCGAACTGCTCGCACGCGGCGAGTTGAAAGATGCGCACGGCACACCGCGAGCGATTACCGGGCTGGTGCTGCTCGACATCGTGCGCGCTCATGATTTCGGCGATGCGCGCGTGCGTGCCGATGTCGGCGATATCGCGGAGCGCAGCGTGCTCGAACGCGTGATCGACGATCAGACCTCGGCGATCTTTCATCTCGCTGCGATCGTCAGCGGGCAGGCCGAGGCGGACTTCGATCTCGGCATGCGCATCAATCTCGATGCGTCGCGGCTGCTGCTCGAAGTCTGCCGCCAGCGCCGGCACCAGCCGCGCGTCGTGTTCACCAGTTCGGTCGCGGTCTATGGTGGCGATCTGCCCACGGTCGTACAGGACGACACCGCGCTGAATCCGCAGTCGTCGTATGGCGCGCAAAAGGCAATCGCCGAGCTGCTGCTCAACGATTATTCGCGGCGCGGTTTCGTCGACGGCCGCGTGCTGCGGCTGCCGACCATCAGCGTGCGGCCGGGGCGGCCGAATGCGGCGGCGTCGTCGTTCGCGAGCGGCATCATTCGCGAGCCTTTGAATGGCGAGGAGGCCGTGTGCCCGGTCGCCGGTTCGACGCGGCTGTGGCTGCTGTCGCCGCGCAAGGCGATCGACAGCCTGATTGCCGGCCTCGAACTCGATGGCGCCGCGCTTGGCAAGCAGCGCGTGCTGAATCTGCCGGGCCTGTCGGTCAGCGTCGACGAAATGATCGCGGCACTGCGCGAGGTCGCGGGCGAGGCGGTCGCGAGCCGCATCGTGCGGCAGCCGGACGAGCGCATCGAGAAGATCGTCGGCAGCTGGCCCGGCGCGTGGGATACATCGCGCGCCGAACGGCTCGGGCTTGTCGCCGAGCACAACTTCGCGGATGTGATTCGCGGCTACATCGCCGATGAAGGAATCGAAGTTCGCTGA
- a CDS encoding LysR family transcriptional regulator — protein sequence MELNDLAAFVSVCRAGGFRDAARVSGVSASSLSVAVRRLETKLGLRLLNRTTRSVAPTEAGLRLIEKLTPLFGEMEAALDVLNGFRDKPTGTLKLNVPSSVARIVLPDVLARFLKQYPDIRVEVVVEDGFVDVLSIGCDAGIRYDERLEQDMIAVPIGARVQRFATAASPAYLDANGRPEHPSELLAHACLRGQFASGAMPTWYFERDGELLQLNPTGPLLVRPGAAIDLAVSGAVAGLGIIHLFEDMLRPHLDSGALEAILEPWWQRFSGPFLYYPGHRHVPAPLRAFVDFLKADSTDVLNDDVARA from the coding sequence ATGGAACTGAATGATCTGGCCGCCTTCGTGTCGGTTTGCCGCGCGGGCGGCTTTCGCGACGCGGCGCGCGTGAGCGGCGTGTCGGCGTCGAGTCTGAGCGTCGCGGTGCGGCGTCTTGAAACGAAACTCGGGCTGCGCCTGTTGAACCGCACCACGCGCAGCGTCGCGCCGACCGAAGCCGGGCTGCGTCTGATCGAGAAGCTGACGCCGCTGTTCGGCGAAATGGAAGCGGCGCTCGATGTGCTGAACGGCTTTCGCGACAAGCCGACCGGCACGCTGAAGCTCAATGTGCCGTCGAGCGTCGCGCGCATCGTGCTGCCCGACGTGCTCGCGCGCTTTTTGAAGCAGTACCCGGACATTCGCGTCGAGGTCGTCGTGGAGGATGGTTTCGTCGATGTGCTGTCGATCGGTTGCGATGCGGGCATTCGCTACGACGAGCGCCTCGAGCAGGACATGATCGCGGTGCCGATCGGCGCACGCGTGCAGCGCTTCGCGACCGCCGCGTCGCCTGCGTATCTCGACGCGAACGGCCGTCCGGAGCATCCCAGCGAACTGCTCGCGCATGCCTGTCTGCGCGGCCAGTTCGCGAGCGGAGCGATGCCGACCTGGTACTTCGAGCGCGATGGCGAGCTGCTGCAATTGAATCCGACCGGACCGCTGCTGGTGCGGCCTGGCGCCGCGATCGACCTCGCGGTCAGCGGCGCGGTCGCGGGTCTCGGGATCATTCACCTGTTCGAAGACATGCTGCGCCCGCATCTGGACAGCGGCGCGCTCGAAGCGATTCTCGAACCGTGGTGGCAGCGGTTTTCAGGGCCCTTCCTGTACTATCCGGGCCATCGTCATGTGCCCGCGCCGCTGCGCGCGTTCGTCGATTTCCTGAAGGCCGACTCAACCGATGTGCTGAACGACGACGTGGCACGCGCTTGA
- a CDS encoding aldo/keto reductase family oxidoreductase, protein MPNFSSIDTFVLAGRAVRRMGYGAMQLAGPGVFGPPKDRDAALAVLREAVASGVDHIDTSDFYGPHVTNQVIREALHPYPRDLTIVTKVGAVRDSAGAWLPAQEPADLERAVHDNLRNLGLDALDVVNMRVMGNVHEPSEGSIEKQVTALAELRQRGLVRHIGLSNVTAAQIAEAQRITKVVCVQNHYNLVHRDDDALIDALAEQGIAYVPFFPLGGFTPIQSSELSELARKLEATPMQVALAWLLHRAPNILLIPGTSSVAHLRENLQSAKLKLSDEVLDQLDAIGAEKG, encoded by the coding sequence ATGCCGAACTTCAGCTCCATCGACACTTTCGTGCTAGCCGGCCGTGCGGTGCGGCGCATGGGCTACGGCGCGATGCAGCTGGCCGGCCCCGGCGTATTCGGGCCGCCGAAAGACCGCGACGCAGCGCTCGCGGTGCTGCGCGAGGCGGTCGCGTCGGGCGTCGACCACATCGATACCAGCGATTTTTACGGGCCGCACGTGACCAACCAGGTGATCCGCGAGGCGCTGCACCCGTACCCGCGCGATCTGACGATCGTCACGAAGGTCGGCGCGGTGCGCGACAGCGCCGGCGCCTGGCTGCCGGCGCAGGAGCCCGCCGATCTCGAGCGCGCGGTGCACGACAATCTTCGCAACCTCGGGCTCGATGCGCTCGACGTGGTCAACATGCGCGTGATGGGCAACGTGCACGAGCCGAGCGAGGGCTCGATCGAAAAGCAGGTCACGGCGCTCGCCGAACTGCGGCAGCGCGGGCTCGTGCGTCATATCGGCCTGAGCAACGTGACGGCCGCGCAGATTGCCGAAGCGCAGCGCATCACGAAGGTCGTGTGCGTCCAGAACCATTACAACCTCGTGCATCGCGACGACGATGCATTGATCGATGCGCTCGCGGAGCAGGGCATTGCCTACGTGCCGTTTTTTCCGCTGGGTGGCTTTACGCCGATTCAATCGTCGGAGCTGTCGGAGCTTGCGCGCAAGCTCGAGGCGACACCGATGCAGGTCGCGCTTGCCTGGCTATTGCATCGGGCGCCTAACATTCTGCTGATTCCGGGCACGTCTTCGGTGGCACATCTGCGCGAAAACCTGCAGTCGGCGAAGTTGAAGCTCAGCGACGAAGTGCTCGATCAACTGGATGCGATCGGCGCTGAAAAGGGCTGA
- a CDS encoding sensor histidine kinase, producing MDAVAIDADLVEADKLTYQQLADHLPEILDQLCMALDAEDLERAETSIERDAKKHGNVRLQQGYRIEELVRELDLFQQVLVEALEEFVERDRTCSRRHESRARHLLAEAFSVVRYASIKEVVGERDRKIDEYTSRLERANAELTLKQRLVGDLYDSRMQITRSVAHDLRNFLNAFSVALQLIERAPSQADAALTLANRQAADMKQLVDQMVEYSVILGDTATLVFEDVDLRELFDELIASTQPSIDAKGLSLRSEFDAALPVVTSNRLKLKQIAVNLLSNAIKYTKSGQVEFRFAMHGPEHWTIRVSDTGVGIAPADAERVFDEFERAAGEEIPGAGLGLAIVKELCRVLDGQIEFASREGVGTTFEIRFPLHVQ from the coding sequence ATGGATGCCGTCGCCATCGACGCCGATCTCGTCGAAGCGGACAAGCTCACGTATCAACAGCTGGCCGACCATTTGCCGGAAATCCTCGACCAGCTGTGCATGGCGCTCGATGCGGAAGATCTCGAACGCGCCGAAACATCGATCGAGCGCGACGCGAAGAAGCACGGCAATGTCCGTTTGCAGCAAGGCTACCGGATCGAAGAACTGGTGCGCGAACTGGACCTCTTTCAGCAGGTGCTCGTCGAAGCGCTCGAAGAATTCGTCGAACGCGACCGGACGTGCTCGCGCCGTCACGAGAGCCGCGCGCGGCATCTGCTCGCCGAAGCGTTCAGCGTGGTCAGGTATGCGTCGATCAAGGAAGTGGTCGGCGAGCGCGATCGCAAGATCGACGAATACACAAGCCGGCTCGAACGCGCGAATGCCGAATTGACGCTCAAGCAACGGCTGGTCGGCGATCTGTATGATTCACGCATGCAGATTACGCGCAGCGTTGCGCACGATCTGCGCAATTTCCTCAACGCGTTTTCGGTCGCGCTGCAACTGATCGAGCGAGCGCCGTCGCAAGCCGATGCCGCGCTGACACTCGCGAACCGTCAGGCCGCCGACATGAAGCAACTGGTCGACCAGATGGTCGAGTACTCGGTCATACTCGGCGACACGGCGACACTCGTGTTCGAAGACGTCGATTTGCGTGAACTATTCGACGAACTCATCGCTTCCACACAGCCGTCGATCGACGCGAAAGGACTCTCGCTGCGCAGCGAGTTCGACGCGGCGCTGCCGGTCGTCACGTCGAATCGGCTGAAGCTCAAGCAGATCGCGGTCAATCTGTTGTCCAACGCGATCAAGTACACGAAGTCGGGACAAGTCGAATTCCGCTTCGCGATGCATGGCCCCGAACACTGGACGATTCGCGTGTCCGACACCGGCGTCGGCATTGCGCCCGCCGATGCCGAGCGCGTTTTCGACGAGTTCGAGCGCGCGGCCGGCGAAGAAATCCCGGGCGCGGGTCTCGGGCTCGCGATCGTCAAGGAGCTATGCCGCGTGCTCGATGGACAGATCGAGTTTGCGTCGCGCGAGGGCGTGGGGACCACCTTCGAGATCCGATTTCCGCTGCATGTTCAATGA
- a CDS encoding GNAT family N-acetyltransferase, with product MIHLHTARFPEQIEAVRTVFREYAESLGFDLCFQQFDDELASLPGKFAAPRGRVLLASDGTGDDPDDIVGCVAMRPIDDTICEMKRLYVRPAGRGLHVGRQLATRILAAAKEAGYSRMRLDTLPTMQAALGLYASLGFEPIDAYVFNPIPGAIFLECNLTRPRSM from the coding sequence ATGATCCATCTGCATACTGCCCGCTTCCCCGAGCAGATCGAGGCTGTACGGACCGTCTTTCGCGAGTACGCGGAGAGTCTCGGCTTCGATCTCTGCTTTCAGCAATTCGACGACGAACTCGCCAGTCTGCCGGGCAAATTCGCAGCGCCACGCGGCCGCGTGCTGCTCGCGAGCGACGGCACGGGCGACGATCCTGACGATATCGTCGGCTGTGTCGCGATGCGTCCGATCGACGACACGATCTGCGAAATGAAGCGCCTGTATGTGCGTCCGGCGGGACGCGGTCTGCATGTGGGGCGGCAACTCGCCACGCGTATCCTGGCGGCCGCGAAAGAAGCGGGCTATAGCCGCATGCGTCTCGACACGCTGCCCACTATGCAAGCGGCACTCGGGCTCTATGCATCGCTGGGTTTCGAGCCGATCGACGCTTACGTATTCAATCCGATCCCCGGCGCGATTTTTCTGGAATGCAATCTGACGCGGCCGCGTTCAATGTAA
- a CDS encoding response regulator has translation MVGQLLIRELVRFDEIGVDGDGIHPLTRQTAPFRTDEVGEIAQRAHASVGHDGYRNGVSTTYKHANSSERLDLARAAQAYLRRQSARHPMRARNPGHYPRNCRVWNTSCETLIRQRSKFRQQTMMYSILLVDDEPEILAAWRLILESEGYEVSCASNGAEALACVVAHVPDLIVTDWMMPIMDGAELCRRLKSMPLSVNVPILVHTAVPPSDSEAQYCSACLLKPIGADLFLTTIAQLCAPRC, from the coding sequence ATGGTCGGCCAGCTGTTGATACGTGAGCTTGTCCGCTTCGACGAGATCGGCGTCGATGGCGACGGCATCCATCCATTGACGCGTCAGACGGCCCCGTTCCGCACGGATGAAGTTGGCGAAATTGCGCAGCGGGCTCACGCGTCTGTCGGTCATGATGGATACCGGAATGGAGTTTCTACAACATACAAACACGCGAACAGTTCCGAACGCCTCGATTTGGCGCGGGCAGCGCAGGCCTATTTGCGCCGGCAATCGGCCAGGCATCCGATGCGCGCCCGCAACCCGGGTCATTATCCGCGCAATTGCCGCGTGTGGAACACCTCTTGCGAGACTCTCATCAGACAAAGAAGCAAGTTTCGTCAGCAAACCATGATGTATTCGATATTGCTGGTGGACGACGAACCGGAAATTCTAGCCGCATGGCGGCTGATTCTGGAAAGCGAAGGGTATGAGGTGAGTTGCGCGAGCAACGGCGCCGAAGCGCTCGCCTGCGTCGTCGCTCACGTTCCCGACCTGATCGTTACGGACTGGATGATGCCGATCATGGACGGCGCGGAGTTGTGCCGCCGTTTGAAATCGATGCCGCTATCCGTCAACGTACCGATTCTGGTCCATACCGCGGTGCCGCCGTCGGACAGCGAAGCGCAGTACTGCAGCGCATGTTTGCTGAAGCCGATCGGGGCGGATCTCTTTCTGACCACGATCGCGCAACTCTGCGCGCCACGGTGTTGA